A single Bifidobacterium scardovii JCM 12489 = DSM 13734 DNA region contains:
- a CDS encoding ABC transporter substrate-binding protein, with translation MSENNGAHGESGATDDIDNTTGAGNAPNGAGSAPGAGSAASTDASLESRAKTAKQGFNWWVVAVIAIIAVVAVVLGVTLFKPKSDANGNAAADSGSAAGTVTIGLKLAPTNLDIRNQSGSSLDQVLIGNVYEGLVARDSDNQVVSAIAKSWDESSDGLTYTFHLNSGMTFSNGDALTAEDVVWSINDLIKNQYHDADSLSMVKSVEAQGDDTVVLTLKTPNANLLWTLTGRPGLVFDKDAKYDAKTEAIGSGPYTVSKFVTNDSITFKANDKYWGKNKAKTGTVVVKYFADDNAAVNALKSGSVQVLAPISPNLSSSLDSAKFTVKAGDDTDKYVMAFNSIGAKTSDKRVRQAIRYAINHDELIASRGGADTALGGPIPSLDPGYEDLTGLYPYDLDKAKSLMAEAGYSESKPLELRLTYANTYGTELGDQLRSQLAKIGIDLKVNVVEFSTWLQDVYTNKDYDISLVDHNESHDFYQWATPDYYYNYDNAEVQKLYQQAIASTSDKTRDELLAKAAKIVSEDAPADWLFNYRVTTAWANGVTGFPVNLNQTLLPLYNLAYTPAK, from the coding sequence ATGTCCGAAAACAATGGTGCGCACGGCGAATCCGGCGCAACCGACGACATCGACAACACGACCGGCGCGGGCAACGCGCCGAACGGCGCAGGCAGCGCGCCCGGCGCAGGCAGCGCGGCCAGCACCGACGCGAGCCTGGAATCACGCGCCAAGACCGCAAAGCAGGGCTTCAATTGGTGGGTGGTCGCCGTCATCGCCATCATCGCGGTGGTGGCGGTCGTACTGGGCGTCACCCTGTTCAAGCCCAAATCCGACGCGAACGGCAACGCCGCGGCCGACTCCGGCAGCGCGGCCGGCACCGTCACCATCGGTCTGAAGCTCGCCCCGACCAATCTTGACATCCGCAACCAGTCCGGCTCCTCGCTCGACCAGGTGCTCATCGGCAACGTGTACGAGGGACTTGTCGCGCGCGACTCGGACAACCAAGTCGTGTCCGCCATCGCCAAGAGCTGGGATGAGTCCTCCGACGGCCTGACCTACACCTTCCATCTCAACAGCGGCATGACCTTCTCCAACGGCGACGCGCTCACCGCCGAGGATGTGGTGTGGTCGATCAACGACCTCATCAAGAACCAGTACCACGACGCCGACTCGCTGAGCATGGTCAAATCGGTCGAGGCGCAGGGCGACGACACCGTGGTGCTGACGCTGAAGACCCCGAACGCGAACCTGCTGTGGACGCTTACCGGCCGCCCGGGCCTGGTGTTCGACAAGGACGCGAAGTATGACGCGAAGACCGAGGCGATCGGCTCCGGCCCGTACACCGTCTCCAAATTCGTGACCAACGACTCGATCACCTTCAAGGCCAACGACAAGTACTGGGGCAAGAACAAGGCCAAGACCGGCACCGTCGTCGTCAAGTACTTCGCCGACGACAACGCGGCGGTCAACGCGCTCAAGTCCGGCAGCGTGCAGGTGCTCGCGCCGATCAGCCCGAACCTGTCCTCGTCCCTGGACAGCGCCAAGTTCACGGTCAAGGCCGGCGACGACACCGACAAGTACGTGATGGCCTTCAACTCCATCGGCGCGAAGACCTCCGACAAGCGCGTGCGCCAGGCGATCCGCTACGCGATCAACCACGACGAGCTCATCGCCTCGCGCGGTGGCGCCGACACGGCGCTCGGCGGCCCGATCCCGTCGCTCGACCCCGGTTACGAGGACCTGACCGGCCTGTACCCGTACGATCTGGACAAGGCCAAGTCGCTGATGGCCGAGGCCGGCTACTCGGAGTCGAAGCCGCTCGAGCTGCGCCTGACCTACGCGAACACGTACGGCACCGAGCTCGGAGACCAGCTGCGCTCGCAGCTGGCGAAGATCGGCATCGACCTGAAGGTCAACGTGGTCGAGTTCTCCACCTGGCTGCAGGACGTGTACACGAACAAGGACTACGACATCTCGCTCGTGGACCACAACGAGAGCCATGACTTCTACCAGTGGGCCACGCCGGACTACTACTACAACTACGACAACGCCGAGGTGCAGAAGCTCTACCAGCAGGCCATCGCCTCGACCTCCGACAAGACGCGCGACGAGCTGCTGGCCAAGGCCGCGAAGATCGTCTCCGAGGATGCGCCGGCCGACTGGCTGTTCAACTACCGCGTCACCACCGCGTGGGCGAACGGAGTGACCGGCTTCCCCGTCAACCTCAACCAGACGCTCCTGCCGCTCTACAACCTGGCCTACACGCCCGCCAAGTAA
- a CDS encoding type III pantothenate kinase encodes MLIAVDIGNTNIVLGFLDGDDIVGTYRITTKSNHTSDEYGLMITQFLALSGFEPQDVDDVIIASVVPKVMHSFRASIVKFLRIDPMVVGPGIRTGINIRIDDPKSLGADMLADSVGAYVSYGGPVLVADFGTATTFDYVDASGTITAGIITTGIRTAAAALWGETAQLPEIEITRPQSILATSTKTAMQAGLYYNFLGGIERTIQQFHDEIDEDFKVVATGGLGRVFKDDTTLIDIYDPDLIFKGMAAIYDRNTR; translated from the coding sequence ATGCTCATCGCGGTCGATATCGGCAACACGAACATCGTTCTGGGCTTTTTGGACGGCGACGACATCGTCGGCACATACCGCATCACCACCAAGTCGAACCACACCTCGGACGAGTACGGGCTGATGATCACCCAGTTCCTCGCGCTGAGCGGCTTCGAACCGCAGGATGTGGACGACGTGATCATCGCCTCCGTGGTGCCGAAGGTCATGCATTCGTTCCGCGCGAGCATCGTCAAGTTCCTGCGGATCGACCCGATGGTCGTGGGCCCCGGCATCAGAACCGGCATCAACATCCGCATCGACGACCCGAAGTCGCTGGGCGCCGACATGCTCGCCGACAGCGTCGGGGCCTACGTCTCCTACGGCGGGCCGGTACTGGTGGCCGATTTCGGCACGGCCACCACCTTCGATTACGTGGACGCCTCGGGAACCATCACGGCCGGCATCATCACCACGGGCATCCGCACCGCCGCCGCGGCGCTGTGGGGCGAGACCGCGCAGCTGCCCGAGATCGAGATCACGCGCCCGCAGTCGATCCTGGCCACGTCCACGAAGACCGCGATGCAGGCCGGCCTGTACTACAACTTCCTCGGCGGCATCGAGAGGACCATCCAGCAGTTCCACGACGAGATCGACGAGGACTTCAAGGTCGTGGCCACCGGCGGGCTCGGCCGCGTGTTCAAGGACGACACCACGCTGATCGACATCTACGACCCCGACCTCATCTTCAAGGGCATGGCCGCGATCTACGACCGCAACACGCGCTGA
- a CDS encoding ABC transporter permease, protein MRFVARRLLLFIAALFGVSVVVFAALRILPGDVASVMAGLNSPPERVAALRAQLGLDRPLVAQYADWMGALLRGDFGTSILTGRSVTALVGSRAAITFPLIVLGLAIAMAIGIPLGCAATLARSPRVRAAFHVAGLIGGAIPALWSGLLLILLFSKGTGLIGIFPSQGFPLDGWASPGSAIVSLILPALSVGIIVGAGIMRYTRSALGDVASTGHIDMAMACGMTRTQAVLRVGLRLATPQLVSVIGLTFAEMITGVMVIENLFALPGIGSGLVTDVGNRDLIAVQSELFMLAAFFLFIGLIVDLAHRVLDPRLKTATSTTEVSA, encoded by the coding sequence ATGCGATTCGTGGCCCGGCGCCTGTTGCTGTTCATAGCGGCGCTGTTCGGCGTGTCCGTCGTCGTGTTCGCCGCGTTGCGCATCCTGCCCGGCGACGTGGCATCGGTGATGGCGGGCCTCAACTCGCCGCCCGAGCGCGTCGCCGCGCTGCGCGCGCAGCTCGGTCTTGACCGCCCGCTGGTCGCGCAGTACGCCGACTGGATGGGCGCGCTGCTGCGCGGCGACTTCGGCACCTCGATCCTGACCGGCCGATCAGTGACGGCCCTGGTCGGCTCGCGCGCCGCGATCACGTTCCCGCTGATCGTGCTCGGCCTGGCGATCGCCATGGCGATCGGCATCCCGCTGGGCTGCGCGGCGACGCTCGCCCGTTCGCCGCGCGTGCGCGCCGCGTTCCACGTCGCCGGTCTGATCGGCGGCGCGATCCCCGCCCTGTGGAGCGGCCTGCTGCTGATCCTGCTGTTCTCGAAGGGCACCGGACTGATCGGCATCTTCCCCTCGCAGGGGTTCCCGCTCGACGGTTGGGCGTCGCCCGGCTCGGCGATTGTCTCGCTGATCCTGCCGGCCCTGTCGGTCGGCATCATCGTCGGCGCCGGCATCATGCGGTACACGCGGTCCGCGCTCGGCGACGTCGCCTCGACCGGTCACATCGACATGGCGATGGCCTGCGGCATGACCCGCACGCAGGCGGTGCTGCGCGTCGGCCTGCGGCTGGCCACCCCGCAGCTCGTGTCGGTGATCGGACTGACCTTCGCCGAGATGATCACCGGCGTGATGGTCATCGAAAACCTGTTCGCGCTGCCCGGCATCGGCTCCGGGCTGGTCACCGACGTCGGCAACCGCGATCTGATCGCCGTGCAGAGCGAGCTGTTCATGCTCGCCGCGTTCTTCCTGTTCATCGGACTGATCGTCGATCTGGCGCATCGCGTGCTCGACCCGCGCCTGAAAACCGCCACCAGCACCACGGAGGTGAGCGCATGA
- a CDS encoding oligopeptide:H+ symporter has product MASAATARTASAAGAVGTKAGELDDERRIEQIHKERKFLGHPRGTGSLSLLNLGMGVGHGSINAILIYYMYAKVPGGLGFSQAEAAQIFSLYSTILVLCGLVGSYVADRILGPRRGLRYARLGQVIGFTLLVFPFLGIAGTMASLTLLSISAMCGGRSLEALLGKLYAEGDGRRAAAFTMTYVFSNIAGIFTPLIVGTISQFAGYWAGFAFGAVFALVGWLTYFLTEKKFFGPIGLYPGDPIAPDKRRAFVVRLVSIVVVVIAVVAVLFIAGVITINSFSNAVSTAAIFIPIVYLAYIIKSRKTTPAESGHVIAILPLFVCNAVAMWVWTQTMTIISIYSETSVNRNLFGFEITPAAFQTWGSFLAVAFGTLFVTLWTKLGSHRPSNAAKMGFSTIMYAAGPLLMILPFMLYPAGGEGQPAVDPGVLGAHHDRRGQRWPRRIRRRLRRGAEGVRHADDDRLGPVPVHGFGAQLAVDQLLPQGRRGAVLPVRRRTHPGGRRGRAHLLEEADPGHGRREHPERRLSPGSDSPASRPNGGSPLLAERGTGTQRHQSFATIKEPIMAQPIFDRFYYGGDWNPEQWSEDVWLKDIKMLEDAGINEATINVFSWAQLQPSEDEYDFSTLDRIVKLLVDHHFGIVLATSTAAIPAWMARRHPDVMYTDFNGARHKFGDRHNPCPNSPTFRKYAPKLAGKLAERYADTPGLVAWHVSNEYGAYCYCDNCREAWIEWLKAKYGTVEALNKAWYSHFWGHTIYDWDDIVVPNALSDEWTPGCATLSAAAIDYRRFMSRSITRCFTDEKAAIRQFDTKTPITTNLMSVFMDIDYFDLGKELDVISWDSYPRYDFPASAVAMRHDLMRGVGGGKPYMLMEQTPSQQNWQPYNSLKRPGQMRVMSYQAIAHGADTVQFFQLRRSIGGTERFHGAVISHADTENTRVFREVSQLGAELKTYGKEYMGGSVESQAAIMFDWESYWAMYYSSGPSVLLKYVDEVHRYYAALYRRNVQVDMIPSTTPADQLAKYKVVLAPALIMVKPGVAEAVESYVRGGGRFVATTMSGIADENDQVFLGGYPGAFRELVGSWGEEIDALPPERPVSVRLEDGREVSGSIVAELIHPVSSRVLASYASDFYAGVAAATVNEAGEGKAYYVGTDMDEAGMDWLADVLVRDSGLDTVETPHDVEVRVRDYDDGRRLVFVLNNGGDTQTVDLPERLSGTSVFDGKRLAGLFDIEPYGLRVIRVR; this is encoded by the coding sequence ATGGCATCTGCGGCAACAGCACGCACGGCGTCGGCGGCCGGTGCCGTCGGCACGAAGGCCGGCGAACTCGATGACGAACGCCGCATCGAACAGATCCACAAGGAGCGCAAGTTCCTGGGCCACCCGCGGGGCACGGGGTCGCTGTCCCTGCTCAACCTCGGCATGGGCGTGGGCCACGGATCGATCAACGCGATCCTCATCTACTACATGTACGCGAAGGTTCCGGGCGGCCTCGGCTTCAGCCAGGCAGAGGCGGCGCAGATCTTCTCGCTGTACAGCACGATCCTCGTGCTGTGCGGTCTGGTCGGCAGCTACGTGGCCGACCGCATCCTCGGCCCGCGCAGGGGACTGCGCTACGCGCGCCTCGGGCAGGTCATCGGCTTCACCCTGCTGGTGTTCCCGTTCCTCGGCATCGCCGGCACCATGGCCAGCCTGACGCTGCTGAGCATCTCCGCCATGTGCGGCGGCCGCAGCCTCGAGGCGCTGCTCGGCAAGCTGTATGCGGAAGGTGACGGCCGCCGTGCCGCCGCGTTCACCATGACCTACGTGTTCTCGAACATCGCCGGCATCTTCACGCCGCTCATCGTCGGCACGATCTCCCAGTTCGCCGGCTACTGGGCCGGCTTCGCCTTCGGCGCCGTGTTCGCGCTCGTCGGCTGGCTCACCTACTTCCTGACCGAGAAGAAGTTCTTCGGCCCGATCGGCCTGTACCCCGGCGATCCCATCGCCCCGGACAAGCGCCGCGCCTTCGTGGTCCGCCTGGTCTCCATCGTGGTGGTGGTCATCGCCGTCGTGGCCGTGCTGTTCATCGCCGGCGTCATCACCATCAACTCGTTCTCGAACGCCGTGAGCACGGCGGCCATCTTCATCCCGATCGTCTACTTGGCGTACATCATCAAGAGCCGCAAGACCACGCCGGCCGAATCCGGCCATGTGATCGCGATCCTTCCGCTGTTCGTCTGCAACGCCGTGGCGATGTGGGTGTGGACGCAGACCATGACCATCATCTCGATCTACTCCGAGACCTCCGTGAACCGCAACCTGTTCGGCTTCGAGATCACGCCGGCGGCCTTCCAGACGTGGGGCAGCTTCCTCGCCGTGGCCTTCGGCACGCTGTTCGTGACCCTGTGGACCAAGCTCGGCTCGCATCGGCCGTCGAACGCGGCGAAGATGGGCTTCTCGACCATCATGTACGCCGCCGGCCCGCTGCTCATGATCCTGCCGTTCATGCTGTACCCGGCGGGGGGTGAAGGTCAGCCCGCTGTGGATCCTGGTGTTCTGGGTGCTCATCATGATCGGCGAGGCCAGCGGTGGCCCCGCCGGATACGCCGCCGCCTCCGACGTGGCGCCGAAGGCGTTCGCCACGCAGATGATGACCGTCTGGGCCCTGTCCCAGTCCACGGGTTCGGCGCTCAACTCGCTGTCGATCAACTTCTACCACAAGGGCGGCGAGGCGCCGTACTTCCTGTTCGTCGGCGGACTCACCCTGGTGGTCGGCGTGGTCGTGCTCATCTTCTCGAAGAAGCTGACCCGGGCCATGGGCGTCGGGAACACCCTGAACGGCGACTGAGCCCCGGCTCGGACTCACCGGCCAGCCGGCCGAATGGCGGTTCCCCTCTCCTGGCGGAGAGGGGAACAGGAACCCAAAGACATCAATCATTCGCAACGATTAAGGAACCGATAATGGCACAACCGATATTCGACCGCTTCTACTACGGCGGCGACTGGAACCCGGAGCAGTGGAGCGAGGACGTCTGGCTCAAGGACATCAAGATGCTGGAGGACGCCGGCATCAACGAGGCCACGATCAACGTGTTCTCGTGGGCGCAGCTGCAGCCCAGCGAGGACGAGTACGACTTCTCCACGCTCGACCGCATCGTCAAGCTGCTCGTCGACCACCACTTCGGCATCGTGCTGGCCACGTCCACCGCGGCCATCCCCGCGTGGATGGCCCGCCGCCATCCGGACGTGATGTACACCGACTTCAACGGCGCCCGCCACAAGTTCGGCGATCGACACAACCCCTGCCCGAACTCGCCGACCTTCCGCAAGTACGCGCCGAAACTGGCCGGCAAGCTCGCCGAGCGGTACGCCGACACGCCGGGCCTGGTCGCGTGGCACGTCTCCAACGAATACGGGGCCTACTGCTATTGCGACAACTGCCGCGAGGCGTGGATCGAGTGGCTCAAGGCGAAGTACGGCACCGTCGAGGCGCTGAACAAGGCGTGGTACTCGCATTTCTGGGGGCACACGATCTACGACTGGGACGACATCGTGGTGCCCAACGCCCTGAGCGACGAATGGACGCCCGGGTGCGCCACGCTGTCCGCCGCCGCCATCGACTACCGCCGGTTCATGAGCCGGTCCATCACGCGCTGCTTCACCGACGAGAAGGCCGCGATCCGCCAGTTCGACACGAAGACGCCGATCACCACCAATCTGATGAGCGTGTTCATGGACATCGACTACTTCGATCTGGGCAAGGAGCTCGACGTCATCAGCTGGGACAGCTATCCGCGCTACGACTTCCCGGCCTCGGCTGTGGCCATGCGCCACGATCTGATGCGCGGCGTCGGCGGCGGCAAGCCGTACATGCTCATGGAGCAGACGCCGAGCCAGCAGAACTGGCAGCCGTACAACTCGCTCAAGCGCCCCGGCCAGATGCGCGTGATGAGCTATCAGGCCATCGCGCACGGCGCCGATACCGTGCAGTTCTTCCAGCTGCGGCGCTCCATCGGCGGCACCGAGCGCTTCCACGGCGCGGTGATCAGCCACGCCGACACCGAGAACACGCGCGTGTTCCGCGAGGTGAGCCAGCTCGGCGCCGAACTGAAGACGTACGGCAAGGAGTACATGGGCGGCAGCGTCGAATCGCAGGCGGCCATCATGTTCGACTGGGAGAGCTACTGGGCGATGTACTACTCGTCCGGCCCGTCCGTGCTGCTCAAGTACGTCGACGAGGTCCACCGCTACTACGCGGCCCTGTACCGGCGCAACGTGCAGGTCGACATGATCCCCAGCACCACGCCGGCCGACCAGCTGGCCAAGTACAAGGTGGTGCTCGCGCCGGCGCTGATCATGGTCAAGCCCGGCGTGGCCGAGGCGGTCGAGTCGTATGTGCGCGGCGGCGGCCGGTTCGTGGCCACCACGATGTCGGGCATCGCCGACGAGAACGATCAGGTGTTCCTGGGCGGCTATCCGGGCGCGTTCCGCGAGCTGGTCGGCTCGTGGGGCGAGGAGATCGACGCGCTGCCGCCCGAGCGGCCGGTCAGCGTGCGGCTGGAGGACGGGCGCGAGGTGAGCGGCTCCATCGTGGCCGAGCTCATCCACCCGGTCTCCTCCAGGGTGCTCGCCTCCTATGCCAGCGATTTCTACGCCGGCGTGGCCGCGGCGACCGTCAACGAGGCGGGCGAGGGCAAGGCCTACTACGTGGGCACCGATATGGACGAGGCCGGCATGGACTGGCTGGCCGACGTGTTGGTGCGCGACTCCGGGCTGGACACGGTCGAGACCCCGCATGACGTCGAGGTGCGCGTGCGCGACTACGACGACGGCCGGCGATTGGTGTTCGTGCTCAACAACGGCGGCGACACGCAGACCGTCGACCTGCCCGAACGCCTGAGCGGCACGTCGGTGTTCGACGGCAAGCGCCTGGCCGGGCTGTTCGACATCGAACCCTACGGCCTGCGCGTGATCCGCGTGCGGTAG